In Mixophyes fleayi isolate aMixFle1 chromosome 11, aMixFle1.hap1, whole genome shotgun sequence, one DNA window encodes the following:
- the CDC42 gene encoding cell division control protein 42 homolog isoform X1 encodes MQTIKCVVVGDGAVGKTCLLISYTTNKFPSEYVPTVFDNYAVTVMIGGEPYTLGLFDTAGQEDYDRLRPLSYPQTDVFLVCFSVVSPSSFENVKEKWVPEITHHCPKTPFLLVGTQIDLRDDPSTIEKLAKNKQKPITPETAEKLARDLKAVKYVECSALTQKGLKNVFDEAILAALEPPEPKKKRKCVLL; translated from the exons ATGCAGACTATTAAGTGTGTGGTCGTTGGGGATGGTGCTGTTGGTAAAACATGTCTCTTAATTTCATACACAACAAACAAGTTCCCTTCAGAGTATGTACCAACG GTATTTGACAACTATGCTGTCACAGTTATGATCGGCGGTGAGCCATACACCCTAGGACTATTTGATACAGCAG GGCAGGAAGATTACGATAGATTACGACCCCTTAGCTATCCACAGACAGACGTCTTCCTTGTCTGCTTCTCAGTGGTTTCTCCATCTTCATTTGAAAATGTGAAAGAAaag TGGGTACCTGAAATCACTCATCACTGTCCCAAGACCCCATTCTTGCTCGTTGGGACACAGATCGACTTAAGGGATGACCCCTCCACAATTGAGAAActtgcaaaaaataaacagaaaccaATCACTCCAGAGACAGCCGAGAAACTGGCCCGAGACTTGAAGGCGGTTAAGTACGTGGAGTGTTCTGCACTGACGCAG AAAGGCCTAAAGAATGTATTTGACGAGGCGATATTGGCTGCATTGGAGCCTCCAGAGCCCAAGAAGAAACGCAAGTGTGTGCTTCTATGA
- the CDC42 gene encoding cell division control protein 42 homolog isoform X2 — protein MQTIKCVVVGDGAVGKTCLLISYTTNKFPSEYVPTVFDNYAVTVMIGGEPYTLGLFDTAGQEDYDRLRPLSYPQTDVFLVCFSVVSPSSFENVKEKWVPEITHHCPKTPFLLVGTQIDLRDDPSTIEKLAKNKQKPITPETAEKLARDLKAVKYVECSALTQRGLKNVFDEAILAALEPPETQPKRKCCIF, from the exons ATGCAGACTATTAAGTGTGTGGTCGTTGGGGATGGTGCTGTTGGTAAAACATGTCTCTTAATTTCATACACAACAAACAAGTTCCCTTCAGAGTATGTACCAACG GTATTTGACAACTATGCTGTCACAGTTATGATCGGCGGTGAGCCATACACCCTAGGACTATTTGATACAGCAG GGCAGGAAGATTACGATAGATTACGACCCCTTAGCTATCCACAGACAGACGTCTTCCTTGTCTGCTTCTCAGTGGTTTCTCCATCTTCATTTGAAAATGTGAAAGAAaag TGGGTACCTGAAATCACTCATCACTGTCCCAAGACCCCATTCTTGCTCGTTGGGACACAGATCGACTTAAGGGATGACCCCTCCACAATTGAGAAActtgcaaaaaataaacagaaaccaATCACTCCAGAGACAGCCGAGAAACTGGCCCGAGACTTGAAGGCGGTTAAGTACGTGGAGTGTTCTGCACTGACGCAG AGAGGTCTGAAGAATGTGTTTGATGAGGCTATCCTAGCTGCCCTCGAGCCTCCGGAAACTCAGCCAAAAAGGAAGTGCTGTATATTCTAA